The following proteins are encoded in a genomic region of Enterocloster clostridioformis:
- the pduA gene encoding propanediol utilization microcompartment protein PduA: MNADALGMVETKGLVGAIEAADAMVKAANVSLVGYEKIGSGLVTVMVRGDVGAVKAATDAGAASAAAVGEVVSTHVIPRPHTDVEKILPHLE, encoded by the coding sequence ATGAATGCAGATGCATTAGGTATGGTCGAAACAAAAGGCTTAGTGGGTGCGATTGAAGCAGCGGATGCCATGGTCAAAGCAGCCAATGTTTCTCTGGTAGGATATGAGAAGATTGGTTCAGGACTTGTTACCGTCATGGTAAGAGGCGACGTTGGCGCGGTTAAGGCAGCCACCGACGCTGGTGCGGCTTCTGCGGCAGCAGTTGGAGAGGTTGTATCTACCCACGTTATACCGCGTCCTCATACAGATGTTGAAAAGATTCTTCCACATCTTGAATAA
- a CDS encoding aldehyde dehydrogenase yields MNDMKSSIYSSVTDAVASAKGAYGRYIKLTLNERQEILEGVKKALRPLANELAAMTVAETGMGIVQDKAQKIKLAIEKTPGVEDLITEVNTGDHGMTLYELSSFGIVCAVQPCTNPCATLISNTIGMLAAGNAIIHCPHPRAVKVSQFLTTIISESIRSISGIDNLVVTLHESLMGFTTEVMSHPDVDLVVCTGGSGSLRQAMTSGKKVIGAGPANPVTIVDATANLEKAARDIVRGASFDNNLMCTSEKCMVVEESVSDRFIYELLKNGVYYIRNEAEIQKLLNAAVTEDFVINKKLEGRSAKEILEYAGIPASKAIKLIVAETGRMHPFVITELMMPLVPLVKAADFDEALEIALEVEQGYKHTATIHSESIEHLNRAARELQTSVFVKNGPSLMGIGFDKEGHTSFTIATTTGEGTTTARHFARRRRCTLTSGFSIR; encoded by the coding sequence ATGAATGACATGAAAAGCAGTATTTACTCCAGCGTGACTGATGCAGTAGCATCTGCAAAGGGAGCCTACGGCAGATATATAAAGCTGACCCTGAATGAACGGCAGGAAATTCTGGAAGGAGTGAAAAAAGCACTTCGTCCCCTTGCAAATGAACTCGCCGCCATGACAGTTGCGGAAACCGGCATGGGAATTGTCCAGGATAAGGCACAGAAAATAAAACTTGCCATCGAGAAAACGCCCGGCGTGGAGGACCTGATTACAGAAGTCAATACAGGCGACCATGGAATGACACTCTATGAACTTTCCTCTTTTGGTATCGTATGTGCGGTACAGCCATGCACCAATCCCTGCGCGACTCTTATCAGCAACACTATCGGTATGCTGGCTGCGGGGAATGCAATCATCCATTGCCCACATCCGAGAGCAGTTAAGGTTTCACAATTCCTGACCACGATTATCAGCGAGTCAATCCGCAGTATCAGCGGCATTGACAATCTGGTAGTCACCCTTCATGAAAGTCTGATGGGATTTACCACAGAGGTCATGAGCCATCCTGATGTTGACTTGGTTGTCTGCACCGGGGGCAGCGGTTCCCTGCGCCAGGCCATGACGTCCGGTAAAAAGGTGATTGGAGCCGGACCGGCCAATCCTGTCACGATTGTGGATGCCACAGCGAATCTGGAAAAGGCGGCCAGAGATATTGTAAGAGGCGCTTCGTTTGACAACAATCTGATGTGTACATCAGAAAAGTGTATGGTTGTGGAGGAGAGCGTATCAGACCGTTTTATATATGAACTTCTGAAAAACGGTGTGTACTATATCCGGAATGAGGCGGAAATCCAGAAACTTCTGAATGCCGCAGTCACAGAGGATTTTGTGATTAATAAGAAACTGGAAGGCCGGAGCGCCAAGGAGATTCTTGAATATGCCGGCATTCCCGCCAGCAAAGCCATAAAACTGATTGTGGCAGAGACAGGGCGGATGCATCCCTTTGTTATCACAGAACTTATGATGCCTCTTGTGCCGTTGGTAAAGGCGGCTGATTTTGACGAGGCTCTGGAAATCGCCTTGGAAGTGGAGCAGGGATATAAACATACGGCAACCATTCATTCTGAGTCCATCGAGCATCTGAACCGGGCTGCCAGGGAATTACAGACCTCAGTGTTTGTTAAAAACGGTCCTTCCCTTATGGGAATCGGCTTTGATAAAGAAGGTCATACCAGCTTTACAATCGCAACCACCACAGGAGAGGGAACTACCACGGCAAGGCATTTTGCCCGCAGGAGAAGATGCACGTTGACAAGTGGATTTTCGATTCGCTGA
- the pduB gene encoding propanediol utilization microcompartment protein PduB, with protein MDQQLIEKVMKQVSDELGIKQEECRSEATKEKCCGSNIGLTEFVGTAIGDTIGLVIASVDPLLVDVMKLGKYRSIGIVGGRVGAGPQIWAVDEAVKATNTEIISVELPRDTKGGAGHGSLIYIGADDVSDARRAVEIALQVLPKYFGDVYGNDAGHLEFQYTARASYCLEKALGAPVGRAFGMTCAGPAAIGTVLADIAVKAANVEVVGYCSPSSGTSYSNEVILTFTGDSGAVRQAVKASIEAGKKMLGALGDEPKSTTTPYI; from the coding sequence ATGGATCAGCAGTTAATTGAGAAGGTAATGAAGCAGGTTTCTGACGAGCTTGGTATCAAGCAGGAGGAATGCAGGTCAGAGGCGACAAAGGAAAAATGCTGCGGCAGCAATATCGGACTGACCGAGTTTGTAGGAACAGCAATCGGAGATACAATCGGACTTGTGATTGCCAGTGTGGACCCCCTTCTGGTAGACGTGATGAAATTAGGCAAATACCGTTCTATCGGTATTGTAGGCGGAAGAGTCGGCGCCGGTCCTCAGATTTGGGCGGTTGACGAGGCTGTAAAGGCAACTAATACCGAGATTATCTCTGTGGAGCTTCCCAGAGATACAAAGGGCGGGGCCGGACACGGCAGTCTGATATATATTGGTGCAGACGATGTGTCGGACGCACGAAGAGCAGTTGAGATCGCCCTTCAGGTCCTTCCGAAATATTTTGGCGATGTATATGGAAACGATGCAGGTCATCTGGAGTTCCAGTATACCGCAAGAGCCAGCTACTGTCTGGAAAAGGCGCTGGGCGCACCGGTTGGAAGGGCATTCGGCATGACATGTGCAGGGCCGGCTGCAATCGGTACAGTTCTGGCAGATATTGCAGTGAAGGCAGCTAATGTGGAGGTGGTAGGGTACTGCTCACCGTCCAGCGGCACCAGCTATTCCAATGAGGTTATCCTTACATTTACAGGTGATTCAGGAGCTGTACGCCAGGCAGTGAAAGCTTCCATTGAAGCCGGAAAGAAGATGCTGGGGGCATTGGGGGATGAACCGAAATCTACAACAACTCCGTACATCTAG
- a CDS encoding phosphate propanoyltransferase, translating to MMVNEELLKLITGRVIDKITKYNAFKIPVGVSNRHVHVTSEDLETLFGKGYQLTKKSDLKQPGQYACNETVTIRGPKGEFERVRILGPVRKQSQIEISKTDSFRLGVKAPIRESGDLTGTPGLEMVGPKGTVWLPRGAIVALRHIHMTPQQAEAMGVWDKDIVEVETFGERHGVFGDVLIRVSEQFELEMHVDVDEANACALKNNDYVIIRR from the coding sequence ATGATGGTAAATGAAGAACTGCTGAAACTGATTACCGGACGGGTAATAGATAAGATTACAAAATATAATGCGTTTAAAATCCCTGTAGGAGTTTCCAACCGGCACGTTCATGTGACCTCGGAAGATTTGGAAACCTTGTTTGGAAAAGGGTATCAGCTCACCAAAAAAAGCGATTTAAAACAGCCGGGGCAATATGCCTGCAATGAGACTGTGACAATCCGCGGACCAAAAGGAGAGTTTGAACGGGTGCGTATACTGGGGCCGGTCAGAAAGCAAAGCCAGATAGAGATATCCAAAACAGACAGCTTCCGCCTGGGCGTCAAAGCTCCCATCAGGGAGTCGGGGGATCTGACAGGAACGCCCGGACTGGAAATGGTGGGACCCAAGGGCACGGTTTGGCTGCCCCGGGGAGCGATTGTAGCGCTCCGCCATATCCATATGACGCCGCAGCAGGCGGAGGCCATGGGCGTATGGGATAAGGATATCGTGGAGGTGGAAACATTCGGTGAAAGACACGGAGTGTTTGGAGATGTATTAATCCGGGTGTCAGAACAATTTGAACTGGAGATGCATGTGGATGTGGATGAAGCCAATGCATGTGCGCTTAAGAACAATGATTATGTCATAATCCGGCGATAA
- a CDS encoding glycyl radical protein: protein MIAKGFTEPTERVKRLKRAIVDAIPYVESERAVLVTESYKETEGLSPIMRRAKAAEKIFNNLPITIHDDELIVGAITKNLRSTEICPEFSYDWVEKEFETMGTRMADPFQIPKETAAELHEAFKYWEGKTTSALADSYMSQETKDCIANGVFTVGNYFYGGVGHVCVDYGKVLTIGFTGIIKQVIEAMDKLNTSDPEYIKKKNFYEALVITYTAAINFAHRYAAKAREMAASCPEPVRKSELLQIAANCDRVPERGATNFYEACQAFWFVQILLQIEANGHSISPGRFDQYMYPHLAADRNISKEFAQELVDCIWVKLNDVNKTRDEVSAQAFAGYAVFQNLIVGGQTEDGLDATNDISYMCMEAVAHVALPAPSFSIRVHQNTPDEFLYRACEVTRLGLGVPAMYNDEVIIPALCNRGVSLADARSYCIIGCVEPQCPHKTEGWHDAAFFNIAKVLEVTLNNGKVGDKQLGPQTGDITSFNSLEDIFAAYKKQMEYFVYHLAEADNCVDFAHAERAPLPFLSALVDDCIGRGKSVQEGGAIYNFTGPQAFGVADSGDSLCAIKKHVFESKEVTMAQLKEALANNFGYACSVSAPAADVCTDEAKIYEAVKRILSNNGSINLADLQSQLSAPAQACRWPSAAEAAKTEAACVNADYAHIKRLMENTPWFGNDDDEVDMIARRCGQIYSYEVEKYKNPRGGQFQAGCYPVSANVLFGKDVGALPDGRLAKAPLADGVSPRQGKDINGPTAAAMSVAKLDHANYSNGTLYNQKFLPSALAGDEGLKRFASIVRSYFDHKGMHVQFNVIDRETLLAAQERPEDYKDLVVRVAGYSAQFTVLAKEVQDDIISRTEQTL from the coding sequence ATGATAGCAAAGGGGTTTACAGAGCCAACCGAAAGAGTGAAACGTCTTAAGAGAGCAATAGTGGATGCAATTCCGTATGTTGAGTCTGAGAGGGCGGTTCTCGTAACAGAGTCCTACAAAGAGACAGAGGGGCTGTCTCCTATTATGCGCCGTGCCAAGGCGGCTGAAAAGATTTTTAACAATCTTCCCATTACCATTCATGATGATGAGCTGATTGTAGGCGCAATTACAAAGAATCTGCGTTCAACAGAGATTTGTCCTGAATTTTCTTATGACTGGGTTGAGAAGGAATTTGAAACAATGGGCACCAGAATGGCGGATCCCTTCCAGATACCAAAAGAGACCGCGGCAGAACTGCATGAAGCATTCAAATACTGGGAGGGAAAGACCACCAGTGCTTTAGCCGATTCCTATATGTCTCAGGAGACAAAGGACTGTATTGCCAACGGAGTATTTACAGTAGGCAATTATTTCTACGGCGGCGTAGGCCATGTGTGCGTAGACTATGGCAAGGTCCTGACCATTGGTTTTACAGGAATCATCAAACAGGTGATTGAAGCAATGGATAAGCTTAACACCAGCGACCCGGAATATATTAAGAAGAAAAACTTTTACGAGGCTCTTGTGATTACATATACGGCAGCCATCAACTTTGCGCATCGCTATGCTGCAAAGGCAAGGGAAATGGCGGCGTCCTGTCCGGAACCGGTAAGAAAATCTGAGCTGCTTCAGATTGCGGCTAACTGTGACAGAGTCCCTGAAAGAGGGGCAACTAATTTCTACGAGGCATGCCAGGCATTCTGGTTTGTTCAGATACTCCTTCAGATTGAAGCCAACGGACATTCTATTTCACCGGGACGTTTTGACCAGTACATGTATCCGCATTTGGCGGCAGACAGAAATATTTCCAAAGAATTTGCACAGGAACTGGTAGACTGCATCTGGGTTAAGCTAAATGACGTCAATAAGACACGAGACGAGGTTTCCGCCCAGGCATTTGCAGGATACGCAGTGTTCCAGAATCTGATCGTAGGCGGTCAGACAGAAGACGGACTGGACGCAACCAACGATATTTCCTACATGTGTATGGAAGCAGTTGCCCATGTGGCGCTGCCCGCACCGTCCTTCTCCATCCGTGTTCACCAGAACACACCGGATGAATTCCTCTACAGGGCGTGCGAAGTGACCCGCCTGGGACTGGGTGTGCCAGCCATGTATAACGACGAAGTCATCATTCCCGCATTGTGTAACAGAGGCGTATCCCTGGCGGATGCCAGAAGCTATTGTATCATCGGGTGCGTGGAGCCTCAGTGTCCGCATAAGACAGAGGGCTGGCATGACGCTGCATTCTTTAATATTGCCAAGGTCCTGGAAGTCACCCTGAATAACGGCAAGGTAGGCGACAAGCAGCTGGGACCGCAGACAGGCGATATCACCTCCTTTAACAGCCTGGAGGATATCTTTGCTGCATACAAAAAACAGATGGAATACTTCGTATATCATCTGGCCGAAGCTGACAATTGTGTTGACTTCGCACATGCAGAGAGAGCCCCTCTTCCATTTCTGTCAGCATTGGTTGATGACTGTATAGGAAGAGGAAAAAGCGTTCAGGAGGGCGGAGCAATCTACAACTTTACAGGACCTCAGGCATTTGGCGTAGCTGATTCCGGCGATTCCCTGTGTGCTATCAAGAAGCATGTATTTGAGAGCAAAGAAGTGACCATGGCCCAGTTAAAGGAAGCCTTGGCCAATAACTTCGGCTATGCATGCAGTGTTTCCGCTCCTGCGGCTGATGTGTGCACGGATGAGGCGAAGATTTACGAGGCAGTGAAACGGATTCTGAGTAATAACGGTTCCATCAATCTGGCAGACCTTCAGTCACAGCTGTCCGCGCCAGCACAGGCATGCCGCTGGCCGTCAGCAGCAGAGGCGGCTAAGACAGAAGCGGCCTGTGTGAATGCCGATTATGCACATATTAAGAGGCTGATGGAGAACACGCCCTGGTTCGGAAACGATGATGATGAAGTGGATATGATTGCAAGACGCTGCGGACAGATTTATTCCTATGAGGTAGAGAAGTATAAGAATCCGCGCGGCGGACAGTTCCAGGCAGGCTGCTATCCTGTATCAGCCAATGTATTATTTGGAAAGGACGTAGGCGCCCTTCCGGACGGCAGACTTGCCAAGGCTCCTTTGGCCGACGGCGTATCTCCGAGACAGGGCAAGGATATCAACGGGCCGACGGCAGCAGCCATGTCCGTAGCTAAACTGGACCATGCAAACTATTCCAACGGTACTCTGTACAACCAGAAGTTCCTTCCCTCCGCACTTGCAGGAGACGAGGGACTGAAGCGTTTCGCATCCATTGTGCGTTCCTATTTTGACCACAAAGGCATGCATGTGCAGTTTAACGTAATTGACAGGGAAACGTTGCTTGCCGCCCAGGAGCGTCCTGAGGATTACAAGGACCTGGTGGTCCGCGTCGCAGGATACAGTGCCCAGTTTACCGTTCTGGCAAAAGAAGTTCAGGATGATATTATCAGCCGTACAGAACAGACCTTATAG
- a CDS encoding BMC domain-containing protein produces MKQALGLIEISGLSTAVLAADTMAKAANIRILEIENTKGLGYMTIKIAGDVGAVNAAVNAGKQIGAANNKLVSWKVIPRPSDYVEQAFCCPEPPVPPSPPMKEAQEETGTGKTGETMRESPETAGEPEPDGGQADSVREETDSKDEPQAEAEQPSEEEDFKLAEKPKKVSRRTSAAKDTGTARTKNS; encoded by the coding sequence ATGAAACAGGCATTGGGATTAATTGAAATCAGCGGACTGTCCACAGCAGTTTTGGCCGCCGATACCATGGCCAAAGCAGCCAATATCCGCATTCTGGAGATTGAAAATACAAAGGGTCTGGGATATATGACTATAAAGATTGCCGGGGACGTGGGAGCTGTTAACGCTGCCGTCAATGCGGGAAAGCAGATTGGAGCGGCAAACAATAAACTGGTCTCATGGAAGGTCATTCCAAGACCGTCCGATTATGTGGAACAGGCATTCTGTTGTCCCGAACCGCCAGTACCGCCCTCCCCTCCGATGAAAGAGGCGCAGGAGGAGACAGGAACCGGAAAAACAGGGGAGACAATGCGGGAAAGCCCGGAAACAGCCGGAGAACCGGAGCCGGACGGCGGGCAGGCAGATTCTGTGAGGGAAGAGACGGATTCAAAGGATGAGCCGCAGGCAGAAGCCGAACAGCCGTCAGAGGAAGAGGACTTTAAGCTGGCGGAAAAACCAAAGAAAGTTTCCAGGCGCACATCAGCTGCCAAAGACACAGGTACCGCAAGGACCAAAAACAGTTAA
- a CDS encoding BMC domain-containing protein: protein MEIEDWKVSQGDLMRIIQESVPGKQITMAHIIASPDEIIYKKLGLDPRVDYHRAAIGVLTLTPSETAIITADLAIKASAIQIGFIDRFSGTLIITGTISDVNIAFERILEYTSSELGFTVCRVTKA from the coding sequence ATGGAAATAGAAGACTGGAAGGTCAGCCAGGGAGATTTAATGCGGATCATACAGGAATCGGTACCAGGAAAACAGATTACCATGGCTCATATTATAGCCAGCCCGGATGAGATTATTTACAAAAAATTGGGGCTGGACCCAAGGGTTGACTATCACCGGGCAGCCATCGGAGTGCTGACCCTTACTCCCAGTGAGACAGCGATCATAACCGCGGACCTGGCCATCAAGGCATCTGCCATACAGATTGGTTTTATCGACCGGTTCAGCGGAACGCTCATCATTACGGGAACCATTTCTGATGTCAATATTGCGTTTGAGCGGATTCTGGAGTATACATCGTCTGAACTGGGTTTTACTGTGTGCAGGGTAACAAAGGCCTGA
- the pduA gene encoding propanediol utilization microcompartment protein PduA: MSNEALGMVETKGLVGAIEAADAMTKAANVALIGYEKIGSGLVTVMVRGDVGAVKASVDAGAAAAANVGQVVSQHVIPRPHTDVEKILPKSL, encoded by the coding sequence ATGTCAAATGAAGCATTGGGAATGGTTGAGACAAAAGGTTTGGTAGGAGCAATTGAGGCAGCGGATGCAATGACAAAAGCAGCAAATGTGGCTCTTATCGGTTATGAGAAAATTGGTTCCGGCCTGGTTACGGTTATGGTCCGCGGGGATGTGGGCGCAGTGAAGGCATCGGTTGATGCAGGCGCTGCCGCTGCGGCAAATGTGGGCCAGGTAGTATCCCAGCATGTAATCCCAAGACCGCATACGGATGTAGAGAAAATTTTACCCAAATCGTTATAG
- the metK gene encoding methionine adenosyltransferase — protein sequence MMEGRDDRFYYVTSESVTEGHPDKVCDQIADGILDAYLEQDSKSRVAIEAMASANTLMLAGEVTSEGHVDAAAKAREIIRRIGYTEHGKGFDADTCMIFTNIHNQSPDISMGVTRSSETGKEVLGGGDQGIMYGYAVNETESLMPLSCHLANRLAQRLAYVRKVLKTDFLYPDGKTQITMKYDEAGKPVSIHSVVVSAQHGEAVSHELLDAFIRCTVIEPVIDSRWITPETRIHVNPTGRFVIGGPAGDTGVTGRKIMVDTYGTVGKHGGGAFSGKDPTKVDRSAAYMARYVAKNIVAADLADRCEVALAYVIGGIEPEAITINTFGTGRIPDSHIEELVKSVFSFGLSDYIEELNLRTPQYLKTAAYGHFGRDDQGFRWEETDKAWLLKQLAF from the coding sequence ATGATGGAAGGACGGGATGACAGATTTTATTACGTAACTTCGGAATCTGTAACCGAAGGCCATCCTGATAAGGTGTGTGACCAGATTGCAGACGGCATTCTGGATGCATATTTGGAGCAGGATTCGAAATCCAGGGTGGCAATAGAGGCCATGGCATCTGCGAACACGCTGATGCTGGCAGGCGAGGTCACATCAGAGGGCCATGTGGATGCAGCGGCAAAGGCCAGGGAGATTATCAGAAGAATAGGCTACACGGAACATGGAAAAGGATTTGACGCTGATACATGTATGATATTTACCAATATCCATAACCAGTCACCGGATATTTCCATGGGTGTCACCAGAAGCAGCGAAACCGGGAAGGAGGTTCTGGGCGGAGGAGACCAGGGAATCATGTATGGCTATGCTGTCAATGAGACAGAAAGCCTGATGCCGCTGTCCTGCCATCTGGCAAACCGCCTGGCCCAACGTCTGGCCTATGTGAGAAAGGTTCTGAAAACAGATTTTTTATATCCTGACGGCAAAACCCAGATTACGATGAAGTACGACGAGGCAGGGAAACCGGTGAGCATTCACAGTGTTGTTGTGTCCGCACAGCACGGAGAGGCAGTTTCCCATGAGCTGCTGGACGCGTTTATACGCTGTACGGTCATAGAGCCGGTCATTGATTCCCGCTGGATTACGCCGGAAACCAGGATTCATGTAAATCCCACAGGACGCTTTGTCATAGGAGGGCCTGCCGGGGATACGGGCGTCACCGGAAGAAAAATCATGGTTGACACCTATGGTACCGTTGGAAAACATGGAGGCGGCGCCTTCTCGGGAAAGGACCCCACAAAGGTAGACCGATCGGCTGCTTATATGGCCCGCTATGTGGCTAAGAATATTGTGGCGGCGGATTTGGCAGACCGATGTGAGGTTGCCCTGGCATATGTAATCGGAGGCATTGAACCGGAGGCAATTACCATTAATACCTTTGGTACCGGCAGGATTCCGGACAGCCACATCGAGGAGCTGGTCAAATCCGTATTTTCATTTGGGTTGTCTGATTACATAGAAGAACTGAATCTTCGGACACCCCAGTATTTAAAGACAGCGGCATACGGGCATTTCGGAAGGGATGACCAGGGTTTCAGGTGGGAAGAAACCGACAAGGCCTGGCTGCTGAAACAGTTGGCTTTTTAA
- a CDS encoding EutP/PduV family microcompartment system protein — MKKIMLVGRSGAGKTTLTQAMKGRRITYHKTQYINNYDVIIDTPGEYAENKTLARALVLYSYEADVVGLLMSAIEDYSLYSPHIVSMATREVIGIVTQIDQPDARPDLAAMWLELTGCKKIFYVSSVTGEGVGDILDYLREEGDVMPWEREEKTDETSVDAGR, encoded by the coding sequence ATGAAGAAAATCATGCTGGTAGGACGCAGCGGCGCGGGAAAGACAACGCTGACACAGGCCATGAAGGGACGGAGGATAACATACCATAAGACCCAGTACATTAATAATTATGATGTGATTATTGACACACCGGGGGAATATGCGGAGAACAAAACATTGGCAAGAGCGCTGGTCCTGTACTCTTATGAGGCGGATGTCGTGGGACTGCTGATGAGCGCCATTGAGGATTATTCATTATACAGCCCCCATATTGTGTCTATGGCAACCAGGGAGGTCATAGGAATCGTAACTCAGATTGACCAGCCGGATGCCAGGCCGGACCTGGCTGCCATGTGGCTGGAGCTTACGGGCTGCAAAAAAATATTCTATGTCAGCTCCGTTACCGGCGAAGGAGTGGGGGATATTCTGGATTATCTGAGGGAAGAGGGAGATGTGATGCCGTGGGAGAGAGAGGAGAAAACAGATGAAACGAGTGTTGATGCTGGCAGGTGA
- a CDS encoding glycyl-radical enzyme activating protein, which translates to MDSINYNLTGTVFDIQRFSLHDGPGIRTIVFLKGCPLSCKWCSNPESQSIKPVIMYKAADCLHCGRCMTACRKGAISPEHKNWVNRDLCSGCGECANACPAGALVLKGKTMSIQQVIRELKKDATTYRRSGGGITLSGGEPLVQYEFASELLQACKGQGWHTAIETTGVGSREAIEKVIPYVDTVLLDLKHMDSGQHKKFTGIGNEPVIKNAPEICKISKTVIRVPVIPGFNYSVEAIKAISEFARTLAGIRTIHLLPYHSFGENKYGLLGQDYTMKQVKPLAPEDLEECRTVVESYGFQCIIGG; encoded by the coding sequence ATGGATTCAATCAATTATAATTTAACAGGAACCGTGTTCGACATACAAAGGTTTTCCCTGCATGACGGTCCGGGAATCCGGACAATCGTGTTTTTAAAGGGCTGTCCTCTCTCCTGCAAGTGGTGCAGTAATCCTGAATCTCAAAGTATCAAGCCAGTTATCATGTATAAAGCAGCTGATTGCCTCCATTGCGGCCGTTGTATGACGGCCTGCAGGAAGGGGGCAATCAGCCCGGAACATAAAAATTGGGTCAACAGGGATCTGTGCAGCGGATGTGGCGAGTGTGCCAACGCATGTCCTGCAGGTGCTCTTGTGCTTAAAGGAAAAACAATGTCAATCCAACAGGTAATCCGGGAGCTGAAAAAGGATGCCACTACCTACAGGCGTTCCGGCGGGGGCATCACCCTGTCAGGCGGTGAACCGCTGGTACAGTATGAATTTGCCTCTGAACTACTGCAGGCATGCAAGGGGCAGGGATGGCACACTGCTATTGAAACCACAGGCGTGGGAAGCAGGGAAGCCATTGAAAAGGTGATTCCTTATGTGGATACGGTGCTTCTGGATTTAAAGCACATGGACAGCGGGCAGCATAAAAAGTTTACAGGCATTGGCAATGAACCGGTCATTAAAAATGCTCCCGAAATCTGTAAAATATCCAAAACCGTAATCCGTGTTCCTGTGATCCCGGGCTTTAATTACTCGGTGGAGGCCATTAAGGCAATTTCGGAGTTTGCCAGAACTCTGGCGGGCATACGGACCATACATCTGCTGCCGTACCATTCCTTTGGCGAGAACAAATATGGATTGTTAGGCCAGGATTATACTATGAAGCAGGTTAAGCCGCTGGCGCCGGAGGATTTGGAGGAATGCAGGACAGTGGTGGAGAGTTATGGTTTTCAATGTATCATCGGCGGTTAG
- a CDS encoding DJ-1/PfpI family protein has product MKRVLMLAGDYTEDYEVMVPYQALQVAGVGVDVVCPDKAAGDAIRTAIHDFEGDQTYSEKPGHNFVLNASFQYLRLEQYDGLFLTGGRAPEYLRLNPRVLDMVHYFMDLKKPVAAICHGVQILTAARVLKGKQVTAYPAVRPEVLAAGGIFMEKEPYEAVICDNLVTSPAWPGNVEILRGFLKLLGVTAL; this is encoded by the coding sequence ATGAAACGAGTGTTGATGCTGGCAGGTGACTACACGGAGGACTATGAAGTAATGGTTCCGTACCAGGCCTTGCAGGTGGCTGGAGTGGGGGTGGATGTGGTATGCCCGGACAAAGCGGCAGGCGATGCTATAAGGACGGCTATCCATGATTTTGAAGGCGACCAGACCTATTCTGAAAAACCGGGCCATAATTTTGTGCTCAACGCTTCATTCCAGTACCTGAGGCTGGAGCAGTATGACGGACTGTTCCTTACGGGCGGAAGGGCGCCGGAGTATCTCCGGCTGAATCCCAGGGTCCTGGACATGGTACATTATTTTATGGATCTGAAAAAACCGGTTGCAGCTATCTGTCATGGAGTACAGATTTTAACCGCGGCAAGAGTGCTGAAGGGAAAACAGGTCACGGCGTATCCGGCAGTACGTCCGGAGGTGCTGGCTGCGGGAGGCATTTTCATGGAAAAGGAGCCATATGAGGCGGTGATTTGTGATAATCTGGTAACTTCCCCTGCATGGCCGGGAAATGTAGAGATTCTGAGAGGGTTTCTGAAACTGTTGGGCGTAACGGCCTTGTAG